The genomic stretch TCGACCCCGGCGGAAGCCCAGGAGGTAATCTTGGCAAGGATGGGCAATCCCATTTCCTCGGCTTTTTCACGTGACATAACCACAATAGCCGCTGCCCCGTCATTGATTCCCGAGGCATTTCCCGCTGTCACCGTGCCATCCTTTTTAAATGAAGGGCGTAGCTTTGCCAGTCCTTCTTCAGTCGCCCCAAAACGTGGGAACTCATCTTGCTTAAAGACAAGCGGAGCACCTTTTTTCTGGGGAATTTCGATGGGAACGATTTCTTCTGTGAATCTACCTGATGTGATAGCTTCCTCAGCTCTGTTTTGACTACGCAAAGCCAGTTGATCCTGATCCATTCGCGTAATGTTAAATTGTTCAGCGATGTTTTCTGCTGTCAATCCCATGTGGACATCATGAAAGGCATCAGTTAAGCCATCGATAATCATGGTATCCACTAAGGTTCCATTTCCCATTCGATACCCTTTTCTAGCTTTTGGCAATGCATAGGCAGAAGAAGACATGCATTCCATCCCACCGGCAACAATAATATCTGCATCCCCAGCGATGATAGCCTGAGCGGCACAGATAACGGATTTAAGTCCCGATCCACACACCTTATTCAAGGTCCAGGCAGGAACTTCTTGGGGAATCCCTGCATTCATGGATGCCTGGCGGGCAGGATTTTGTCCTGCTGCGGCAGTCAGAACATTTCCCATAATAACTTCTTGAACATCACTCGGTTGAATATTGGCTCGTTTTATGGCTTCTTTAATCGCTACCGCTCCAAGCTCTGCCCCAGTGAAGTTTTCTAAGGCACCGCCAAAAGAACCGACAGCTGTTCTCGCTGCACTGACAATTACAACTTCTTTCATGATTCTCCTCCTAAATTTCTGTTATCCTCTATAGAGCAAGTTTATGGGTCCTTCTCCAAATCCCCATTTGTTCTGCCTCTTTTATCAATTCCTCGCGGAAATCGGGATGGGCCACTGAAATCAGGGCTTCGGCACGTTCCCAGGTAGTCTTTCCCTTCAGATTTACAATACCAAACTCAGTGACGATATAGTTCACCATGGCACGATGTGTCGTCACAATAGCGCCCGGAGTTAATATGGGTTTAATGCGTGAACACAGTTCGCCATCCTTTTTCTGATAAGTGGACTCCAAACAAATAAAGGATTTACCACCTTGGGAATGATAGGCTCCTAAAGTAAAGTCGACTTGGCCTCCGGTTCCACTAATATTCCGGGTGCCAGAAGATTCTGAACATACTTGGCCAAATAAATCGAGCTCTACACAATTATTGATAGCGATAAAATTATCATGTTGTGAAATTACGAAAGGATTGTTAACATAGTCTACCGGATAGATGGCACAACTCGGGTTATTATGAAGGAAATCGTAGGTTTTCTGAGTTCCCATGGAAAATGTATACACTGTTTTAAAAGTATCGAAGCGTTTGCGAGCACCGGTTACACGTCCTGCTTCCACCATGTCGACGATGGATTCAGTCATCATCTCAGTGTGAACTCCCAGGTCCTTAAGGTCAGATTGGGCGATAATCTTACCCATTGCATTCGGCATTCCGCCAATTCCAAGTTGAATGCAGCTTCCATCCACAAGTTCAGGCATAATAAACCCAGCAATTTTATTATCGTTCTCCGTGGGTGGCACCGATCGCACCTGGGGCATCGCCCATTCTGTTTCAACAAGGGCATCCACCTCGGAAATATGAATAACTTCTTCTCTTCCACCCAGACAGCGCGGAATCATCGGATTAACTTCAAGAATAATTTTTTTAGCCTTTTCACAGATTGCTTTCGTATGCGAGACTTGGGGTCCAAAGTTAAAATAACCCTTTTCATCCATAGGGGTAACCGGCAGCATCGCTACATCCACATCGAGAAAGTTTCGATAATAGCTTGGTAGCTCATTATAAAGCATGGGAATATACCAACAAGCTCCTTGATCATGAAGTTTTCGATCAAGACCACTAAAATGCCAATTATTATAGATGAAATGCTTTGCCTCCGGGTCTGCCTTGACAATCTCAGGCATTCTTGTTGCTGTTGTTGCACGAATTTTGACATCCATAAGCTCATCCTTACGAGCTGCTAAGGCTTTGTCTAAAGCGATTGGCTGTCCTGTAAATGATCCATACTCAACCCAGTCTCCTGACTTGACCATGCTTACGGCCTTTTCAGGTGTAGTTAGCTTCTTTTGATACTCTGCATAAACGTCCAAATCTAACCCCTCCAACTTTTTTATTTAGCCTGTGATTTTTTACATCTGACATCGACAAATAGACTGCCTAGGTACTTTGCCTTTGCACTTTAGAAATTAATTGGTATTTTTTGCAGTATTAGCCTGAAGGTTTATGGGTTTCTCCGTT from Desulfitobacterium dichloroeliminans LMG P-21439 encodes the following:
- a CDS encoding acetyl-CoA C-acetyltransferase, whose protein sequence is MKEVVIVSAARTAVGSFGGALENFTGAELGAVAIKEAIKRANIQPSDVQEVIMGNVLTAAAGQNPARQASMNAGIPQEVPAWTLNKVCGSGLKSVICAAQAIIAGDADIIVAGGMECMSSSAYALPKARKGYRMGNGTLVDTMIIDGLTDAFHDVHMGLTAENIAEQFNITRMDQDQLALRSQNRAEEAITSGRFTEEIVPIEIPQKKGAPLVFKQDEFPRFGATEEGLAKLRPSFKKDGTVTAGNASGINDGAAAIVVMSREKAEEMGLPILAKITSWASAGVDPLIMGTGPIPATRKALAKAGLTIQDIDLIEANEAFASQAAIVTQELGLESDKTNVNGGSIAIGHPIGASGTRILVTLLHELKRRKVRRGLATLCIGGGQGISLIIERQG
- a CDS encoding acetyl-CoA hydrolase/transferase family protein, with amino-acid sequence MDVYAEYQKKLTTPEKAVSMVKSGDWVEYGSFTGQPIALDKALAARKDELMDVKIRATTATRMPEIVKADPEAKHFIYNNWHFSGLDRKLHDQGACWYIPMLYNELPSYYRNFLDVDVAMLPVTPMDEKGYFNFGPQVSHTKAICEKAKKIILEVNPMIPRCLGGREEVIHISEVDALVETEWAMPQVRSVPPTENDNKIAGFIMPELVDGSCIQLGIGGMPNAMGKIIAQSDLKDLGVHTEMMTESIVDMVEAGRVTGARKRFDTFKTVYTFSMGTQKTYDFLHNNPSCAIYPVDYVNNPFVISQHDNFIAINNCVELDLFGQVCSESSGTRNISGTGGQVDFTLGAYHSQGGKSFICLESTYQKKDGELCSRIKPILTPGAIVTTHRAMVNYIVTEFGIVNLKGKTTWERAEALISVAHPDFREELIKEAEQMGIWRRTHKLAL